CGATCGTATCGTTGCCGGCGAGTCCTCACGGCGAAAATTCGCGAATGTCGTCTTTATCTCCCGGGGAGACGATCGCTTCTCCATGAACGTACGCCATTGGCCGAGCGCGGCCGCCTGAATATGCTTCGTTGCACCGAATATGACATCGGCGTTCACGAACACACCGCCGCGTTTGAGCGCACGGAATATCTTCCGGTAGAACGCGTGTTTGTCCGTATCCGTGACCAGATGATGCAGCGCAAGCGAGCTTACGACGGCATCGTATGTTCCGTCGAATTCATATCGATAGAAGTCGGATCGATGGAACCGTGCGCGCGGAAGCTTTCGCTTCGCCATTGCGAGCATGGACTGTGCCATATCGACGCAGGTGATCTGCGCCTTCGGGTACGCCGTGCTTACTCGCGATGCGAGCGTACCGGTGCCGGTGCCGAGATCGACAACGCGTATGGCGCGGGAACGCGGGAACGGAAGCGATCCTACGGCCGCGTTTATCATAGCATCATAGCCCGGCACCATCGTCTTTATAAGACGATCGAACTTCTTCGCTTCGGAATCGAAATGGGCCTCTATTCCTTTCATTCGTGCGACAGGATGGCACAGCTGGCGCGAGCCATGCGTGGCGCAAGGATACGCCAGCTTGCGCGAGGCATGGATGCCGACTCGCGCACGGATGGCGATTTGCGCCATGTTCTCTGTTGTTTTCATTTGATCAACCTTCCTTATTTGATGAAGAACATCGCAATGCCGCCGACGGCGAGCACGGCACCGAGAACATCACGGATACCGAGCTTCTCACGGCGGAAGAGCGCCGGCACGATGAGGAGCACCGGCGTCATCGCCATTATCGTCGTTACGACGCCCGCATTCGCCGCATGGAGCGCCACCATGGAAAGGGTGACACCGATGAACGGCCCGAACACCGATGCGATGATAAGACGCGGCATGATGAACCCATCACGTACTGCCGATGTCAGATCGACGAGCTTCCCCGCAATGAGGAGTACGACGGCGAAACCGATGACGGCTACCGCAAGACGCGCCTCAGTCGCTTCGATGGGCGTCATCGATCGCATTACCTGTTTGCTTGCAAGATATCCCGCAGCCTGGCAAACGGTCGCGATGAACGCGAAGACAACGCCGATGATGCGATGCTCTACCGCACCCGTATCGGCATCGCTTTTCCTGAGGACGACGAGCATGATGCCGGAGAGCGTCACCGCCATGCCGATGATGACGAAGAGAGTAAGCCTCTCGCCAAGCAGAATCCATCCGCCGAGCGCTGCAAGGGCCGGCGTCAGCGAATAGACTATCATGGACGTGCGCGCACCCACCATCGCGAATGACCGGAAAAGGAAAAGGTCCCCGATGACGAATCCCACGAGCCCCGACACGGCAAGGAATAACCACGCTTCGCGCGGTATCGATCGGGGAAAGAACGAACCGGTGATGAAGAAGCTGCATGCAGAGAGGAGGGTAAGCGCAATGACGACTTTCACGAGATTGACGACGAAGGTGCTCGTGCGCTTCGATATCGCGTCGTACAGGGTGACGCCGACCGTCCAACATATCGCGGTCGCTATCGCCGCGAGCTCTCCGGTGTAGGGGATGTTCATTTTCGCTATTCCTTTTTCTTTGCCGGTTTTTCCGTCGGGGTTATTGCTTCTCTCGCAGGCGGGGTCGCGCGACCCCGCCTGCGAGAGGAAATGATCTCATGACTGCATCTCTGCTGCCAATGCGCCCAGTATCCGTATCCCTTCGATGATATTTCCGTCGGACGGATAACTGAAATTGAGACGCATCGTGTTCTTTCCCGATCCGTCGGGAAAGAACGCATCGCCCGCCACGTATGCGACACCGCGTTCGAGGGAAGAGGCGAGCATTACGCGCGTATCGATATGCGCAGGTAACGTCACCCAGACGAAAAGCCCGCCCTTGATCGGCGTCCACGTAGCCGTCTTCGGGAAATGTTCTGTGAGCGTATCCGTCATGAGCGCGGCTTTTTTTCTATAGAGCGCAACGATCTCGACGATATGCGGGAGCAGCGCATGATGACGCATGATCTCAAAGACGCAATGCTGCGCGAAAGAGCCTGTGCAGAGATCTTCCGCCTGCTTGGCAAGTGCGACCTTGCGCGCTATCTCAGGCGCCGCGGCGAGCCAGCCGATGCGGAAACCCGGCGCGATTATCTTTGAGAACGTGCCGAGATACACGGTGCGTTCCTCTTTGTCGATCTTCTTCACGAGCGGCATGCGTGTGCCGTCGAAGAGCAGGAGACCGTACGGATCGTCCTCGAGGATAAGGGTGTCGTATTCCGCGGCTATCTCGGTCAGGCGCTTTCTGCGTAGAGCGCTCATCACGCTCCCGGACGGATTATTCACCGTCGGCACCGTGTAGATGAATTTCGGGCGTCTGCCTTCTTTTGAGAGCGAGGAAAGCGTATCTACAAGCGCATCCATATCCATGCCGTCCCTGTCCGTGGGAACGCCGCGTATGTCCGCGAGGAATGAGCGGAACGTGAGGAGCGCGCCGAGGAAGGTGGGGCTTTCGGTCAGGACGATATCGCCCGGATCGATGAAGAGCTTGGCGAGGAAGTACAGCGCCTGCTGCGAACCGCTTGTCACGACGATGTTCTCCGGCGATTCCTCGACATCGTAGAGCTCGCCCATGCCTTGCGCTATCGCGTGACGAAGCCGCGTGTGGCCTTCCGTGCGCCCGTATTGCAGCGCATCGGACGAATGCTCACGCATCACGTGCTCGATGATGGGCGTAATGGCGGTGGCAGGGAACGCCTCGGGATTGGGCATGCCTCCGCCGAAACTTATGATGGAGCGGCCCTCGGTATATTTGAGGAGCTCGCGTATGTCCGACGCACGCATGTTGAGCGCGCTTTTCGAGAATTTGTCCTGATAGGTCATCGTCTAATCCTTCGCCTTGAAATTATACACCGGGAACATCCGTGATGTCACGGTCACCGTGTCGGAGAGTGCATCGATGATGCTGTCGGCGTCTTTGTACGCCATCGGGCTCTCATCGATGGTATCGCGGCTCACCGAGCTCGTCCAGATGCCATCCATCGCTTTCTTGAAATCGTCCACCTTTATTTCGCTCTTCGCCCGCGAGCGCGACATCGTACGCCCGGCGCCGTGCGGGGCGGAAAGATTCCACGCCTTCACCCCTTTACCGACACCGAGTATGAGCCCGTCACGCATGTTGAACGGTATCACCACGCGCTCATCCCGGTGCGCCGATATCGCGCCCTTGCGGATGATGTTGTCGGTAAAAGAGATGTAATTATGCACGCTCTCCACCGATACCGCATCGTCGGGACGCATCTTGAAAAAATCGCTCAGTATGATGCTTCCCATGACCGATCGATTGAGCGCGGCATACTCCTGCGCCGTCTTCATGTCGCGCATATACGCCTCGCGGTCGTCGCCCGTAAGAAATTCGAGCCCGCTGTGGCTTCCGCTCCGCTTGCGTGCTATCGCCTGATGATGTGTCGCAATGCGAAGCCCGAAATTCCGCGAGCCGGAATGTATCGTGAGCCAGAGCGAGCCCTTTTCATCCCGGTCGATCTCGATGAAGTGATTCCCTCCGCCGAGCGATCCGATCGAGGATATGACGCGTTCATTGTCCTGCTCCGTCTCCTTCGCAGCATTGGTCAATCGCTTGCGGAATTCCCTGTGCCCGCCGCGCATAGGGACATCCATGATCCGTTCATGCGCCGCTTCCAATTCTTCGTAGGCATTGCGCCGAACGTCCCTTCCCGACGGTATGCGTGAACGTATGAAGCGATCAAGCGCCTCAAAGTCCACCGAGCGTTCGCCGATATTCCACGTGCGTACACCGCAGCCTATATCCACGCCGATCACATTGGGAATAACCATATCTCCGAGCGCGGCGGTAAAGCCGATGACGGCACCCTTGCCCGCGTGTACATCGGGCATTATCGCGATGCGCCCGTGTGCGAAGGCCTCGTGATCAAGGAACGCACGTATCTGCGAAGCCGCTTCGTTCTCAAGCGAGTCGGTAAATACTTCGGCCTTATTGTACTTGCCCGTGATGACCGTCGGCGTCATAGTTTATTGCCGACGTACACATAGCCGTCGTATCCCTTCGTCGGTTCATGGGTGGCGCAGGCGTACACAAAACCGACGAAGAACTGGCTTTCGAGTATCGCGGCAAGGGCGTCGCGGTCCTGTTCGAAGAGTATGATGCGCGCCTTGTCCTTTGACACGCGGTATATCTCACGGACGAGCGCGTCCTTATCCTCGATGGAAGCAAGGAAATTATTCCCGTAAACGATATCGAAGAAGTCGTAATCGAACGGGATTCCCTTCGCGATATCGTACTGCAGGAAATGGAATTTCGCATCGTGCGCAACTTCCGGATCGACATGCTCGATGGCTTCCCCGGAGCGGTCGACGCCGAAGAAGCTGCTGTTCTTCCCGATGGCGGTGCTCATGTATTTGAGATCATCGCCGTCGCCGCATTCGAGATGGAGCACGGTATAATCGTGTTCATCGCTCACGTCGAGGAGCGGAAGTATGCGGCGGTACACCGCCTTATCCATGCAGGTATCCCTGTGGGGGTGATACATAGTCGGTGAAGTGAACATTATATTCCTCCTTCCGGTGTAATGCAAATTGGCACACGCGTATGCCCTATTTTCTCGCATATACCGCGATACGCCGGAAACGTTCGCGATACCTGCCGTCGTTCTGCCGAGTGCGCATGAGCACGCCGCGCGCCACATCGTTCCTGAAATACACACGCCGGTCCGGCGGTACGCGGTGCACGAAGGGTATTATCGACGGCATATCGATCCACGATTCTATCGCGTTCGCGTTCGGGAAGGCGGCCTCAGCGTCCTCGGAAGCCACGGTGATGTCCGAGAACGGCACGCGCGCCGCTATCGGCGCGTACTCATCGCGCGAGGGCATATACCACGGCCAGCGGAAGTCGCTGAAATACGGGGCATACGCGGGGTCGCGCATGGCTTCCTTCACCGCTTCGATGAAATTCGCGGAGTTCCCTTCGGCGGCGAAATTCAGGAACACCCTGCCGCCGGGGCGGAGTGCACGGTACACGCGCGAAAGGAGCTCCTCGTGCCCGTCCACCCAGTGGAGCGATGCATTGGACACGATGATATCGAAACTCCCCACCCACGATATGGACTTGAGGTCCATACAGCGGAAGGTGCAGTTCTCCCGTACGCGCTTGTTCGCCGCGGCGATCTGCGCCGGGGATATATCGACACCGATGACCGACCCGAACGGCACCTCGGCAGCGATGGCATCGGTAACGCGTCCATCTCCGCAGCCCAGATCGAGTACATGCTCCTCGCCCGTCAAAGCGAGCGAGCGTACGAGCGCCATGCCCCAAGTCGTTTGATGAGCCGATGCGGTGCGGTACTGTTGTGCATTCTCATGCTTCATGTGAACCTCCTCTGTCCACTGTTTCGCGGTAAAACCCATAAAAAAAGGCCCGCTCCCTCGTTGGAGGAAGCGGGCCACATAGTCCCGTCGAAGTATCTTACAACACTACGACCCGCCTCCACCGGAGATAAGCGCTTTTACGGCTGCGCCCGTCATGCGTACGTTGATCGAGTGTTGATACATAATAGACCTTTACTTACGATTCGGCGGCACTATACCGGATTATCAAAATTCTGTCAAGTACTTTTTTTGATGGGGCGCGGCAGGTTACGCGGTCTGCGCTGTCGGCGGGGCATCCGCCGTTTTGAGCTCAGAGGCGATAAGATCGCGGCTTACCGTGAACGTTTTGACGTTCTTCTTCGCCGGTATGTCGTACATGAGGTCGAGCATTATCGTTTCGAGTATCGCGCGCAGGCCCCGTGCACCGACCTTGCGCTTTATCGCTTCGGACACGACGAGATCGAGCGCGCCGTCGTCGAAGGCAAGCGATATGCTGTCATAGGCAAAGAGCTTTTGATACTGTTTTACAAGCGCGTTCTTCGGCTCGGTGAGTATGCGTTTGAGCGCAACGGCATCAAGGTCATCCAGATGCGCGATGACGGGAAGCCTGCCGACAAGTTCCGGTATGATGCCGTACTTGATGAGGTCCTGCGGGGTCACGTGTGCGATGATCTCCCCGTAATTGAGCGTGTCCATAGCGGCCACATCGGTGG
This window of the Spirochaetota bacterium genome carries:
- a CDS encoding class I SAM-dependent methyltransferase produces the protein MKTTENMAQIAIRARVGIHASRKLAYPCATHGSRQLCHPVARMKGIEAHFDSEAKKFDRLIKTMVPGYDAMINAAVGSLPFPRSRAIRVVDLGTGTGTLASRVSTAYPKAQITCVDMAQSMLAMAKRKLPRARFHRSDFYRYEFDGTYDAVVSSLALHHLVTDTDKHAFYRKIFRALKRGGVFVNADVIFGATKHIQAAALGQWRTFMEKRSSPREIKTTFANFRREDSPATIRS
- a CDS encoding DMT family transporter → MNIPYTGELAAIATAICWTVGVTLYDAISKRTSTFVVNLVKVVIALTLLSACSFFITGSFFPRSIPREAWLFLAVSGLVGFVIGDLFLFRSFAMVGARTSMIVYSLTPALAALGGWILLGERLTLFVIIGMAVTLSGIMLVVLRKSDADTGAVEHRIIGVVFAFIATVCQAAGYLASKQVMRSMTPIEATEARLAVAVIGFAVVLLIAGKLVDLTSAVRDGFIMPRLIIASVFGPFIGVTLSMVALHAANAGVVTTIMAMTPVLLIVPALFRREKLGIRDVLGAVLAVGGIAMFFIK
- a CDS encoding PLP-dependent aminotransferase family protein, which translates into the protein MTYQDKFSKSALNMRASDIRELLKYTEGRSIISFGGGMPNPEAFPATAITPIIEHVMREHSSDALQYGRTEGHTRLRHAIAQGMGELYDVEESPENIVVTSGSQQALYFLAKLFIDPGDIVLTESPTFLGALLTFRSFLADIRGVPTDRDGMDMDALVDTLSSLSKEGRRPKFIYTVPTVNNPSGSVMSALRRKRLTEIAAEYDTLILEDDPYGLLLFDGTRMPLVKKIDKEERTVYLGTFSKIIAPGFRIGWLAAAPEIARKVALAKQAEDLCTGSFAQHCVFEIMRHHALLPHIVEIVALYRKKAALMTDTLTEHFPKTATWTPIKGGLFVWVTLPAHIDTRVMLASSLERGVAYVAGDAFFPDGSGKNTMRLNFSYPSDGNIIEGIRILGALAAEMQS
- a CDS encoding RtcB family protein, which translates into the protein MTPTVITGKYNKAEVFTDSLENEAASQIRAFLDHEAFAHGRIAIMPDVHAGKGAVIGFTAALGDMVIPNVIGVDIGCGVRTWNIGERSVDFEALDRFIRSRIPSGRDVRRNAYEELEAAHERIMDVPMRGGHREFRKRLTNAAKETEQDNERVISSIGSLGGGNHFIEIDRDEKGSLWLTIHSGSRNFGLRIATHHQAIARKRSGSHSGLEFLTGDDREAYMRDMKTAQEYAALNRSVMGSIILSDFFKMRPDDAVSVESVHNYISFTDNIIRKGAISAHRDERVVIPFNMRDGLILGVGKGVKAWNLSAPHGAGRTMSRSRAKSEIKVDDFKKAMDGIWTSSVSRDTIDESPMAYKDADSIIDALSDTVTVTSRMFPVYNFKAKD
- a CDS encoding methyltransferase domain-containing protein, whose amino-acid sequence is MDKAVYRRILPLLDVSDEHDYTVLHLECGDGDDLKYMSTAIGKNSSFFGVDRSGEAIEHVDPEVAHDAKFHFLQYDIAKGIPFDYDFFDIVYGNNFLASIEDKDALVREIYRVSKDKARIILFEQDRDALAAILESQFFVGFVYACATHEPTKGYDGYVYVGNKL
- a CDS encoding methyltransferase domain-containing protein encodes the protein MGFTAKQWTEEVHMKHENAQQYRTASAHQTTWGMALVRSLALTGEEHVLDLGCGDGRVTDAIAAEVPFGSVIGVDISPAQIAAANKRVRENCTFRCMDLKSISWVGSFDIIVSNASLHWVDGHEELLSRVYRALRPGGRVFLNFAAEGNSANFIEAVKEAMRDPAYAPYFSDFRWPWYMPSRDEYAPIAARVPFSDITVASEDAEAAFPNANAIESWIDMPSIIPFVHRVPPDRRVYFRNDVARGVLMRTRQNDGRYRERFRRIAVYARK